The Janthinobacterium tructae genome contains the following window.
CCCCCCGATAGTCGCGATTCAGCTCAGGAATGTTGGATTCCCTTACACGCCGACATACCAGGTAACATTCTGTAATAATGCATGGAAACAAATAGAACTATTCTTATAATACTAAGCGATGAATTGCGTCTACTAACAGGAGATCATGCAATGAAACGATATCTCACCATCATGATGGCCGCATTGACCGTGTTGCTGACCGGATGCGCCACCACCATACGCAGCGATGTGACCGTCTTCCACGAGTGGCCTGCGCAATTGCAAGACAAATCGTATGCGTTTGAAGCGCCAGCGGCGGAAAACGACACGCTGGAATACCGCAGCTACCAGAACCTGGTGCGCGCGGAACTGGCCAAGCACGGCTTCGGCGAAGCTTCCGGCCCTGCGGCAGCCAATTTGCGTGTGGCGATGCAGTTTTCCACCGTCGACTATCCTGAGCGCGTGCTGCAAGCCACCGATCCATTCTGGTATGGCCCTGGCTACTGGCCCGGCCGCTACGGCTATCGCTACGGCGCATGGCCAGGCTATGGCCGCTTTGGCTACAACCCCTACTGGTATGGTCCGATGGATGTCGAAGAAAGCGTGCGCCATAAGTACGAGCGCGAATTGCGCGTGACGATCAATGACCGCAGCGGCAAGAAACTGTACGACGTGACCGTGCAATCGACCAGCAACAAGCGCGCCACGTCGCAAGTGATGCCGGCCATGGTAGCGAGCGCCTTTGCGGACTTCCCCGGTCAGAGCGGCGTGCCGCGCAAGGTCGAAGTCAAAATAGAGTAATGGCGTGACACTACAAAAAACCGGCTGGTGCAGCAATGCGCCAGCCGGTTTTTTTATGCCTACGAGTAATATGCCTCGGCGGCAAAGGTGAGCACGCCGATCAGCGCCACTGCCAACACCAGCACGATCAGCAGGCGGCCGAATTTCGGCGTGCCGTCGTTTCCGCTGCCGCCGCTCATGGCACGATGATGGTCGAGCCGGTGGTCTTGCGCCCTTCCAGGTCCGTGTGCGCCTGGGCGATATGGGCCAGATTGTAGCGCTGGTTGATCTCGATTTTGACTTCGCCGCTGCTGACGACGCCGAACAGCGAGGCAGCCATCTCTTCCAGGTTCGCGCGGTTCGACGCATAGCTGAACAGAGCGGGACGCGTGATGAAGAGCGAACCGCGCGACGCCAGCTCGGACAGGGTAAACGCCGGCACGGGGCCGGAAGCGTTGCCGAAGCTGACCATCATGCCCAGCGGCGCCAGACAGTCGAGCGAGCCCGTAAACGTATCCTTGCCGATGGAATCGTAGACGACAGAAACGCCCTTGCCGCCCGTGATCTCGCGCACGCGCTCGACGAAGTTTTCCGTGTTGTAGTTGATGACGTGGGCCGCGCCATGCGCCTTGGCCAGCGCCGCCTTTTCATCGGAGCCGGCCGTGCCGATCAGATTTACGCCCAGCACCTTGGCCCACTGGCAGGCGATCAAGCCCACGCCGCCCGCCGCCGCGTGAAACAGGATGGTATCGCCCGCCTTCAGCGCCACCGTGCGGTGGAACAGGTATTGCACCGTCAAGCCTTGCAGCATCATGGCGGCGGCCGTATCGAAAGCGATGCGCTCGGGCAGCGCCAGCAGCAGGGCGGCCGGCAAGTTGCGCTGCTGCGCATACGCGCCATTGATGCGCGCCGCATACGCCACCCGGTCGCCCACCTTGACTTCCGTGACGCCCTCGCCCACCGCCTCGACGATGCCAGCGCCCTCGACGCCGAGGCCATTGGGCAGCGGCTGCGGATACAGGCCCGAGCGGAAATACACGTCGATGAAATTGAGGCCGATGGCCTCGTGTTTCACGCGCGCTTCGCCGGGGCCGGGCGGCGGCAGTTCCACATCCACGTATTCCATCACTTCCGGGCCGCCCACGCGCTGTACGCGGATGGCCTTGGTGGTAATCGTTGCGCTCATGCTCATCTCCTTGTCTGGGTGAATCAGGCGGCAGCAACGGCCAGCGCCTGCAGCTGCGACAGCACCAGGTGCGCCGACGACAGATTCGTCGCGCACGCCACGTTGTGCACGTCGCAGGCGCGCACCAGGGCATTGATGTCCGGCTCGTGCGGCTGCGGCGTCATCGGGTCGCGCAGGAAGATCACGCAATCGATCAAGCCTTCCACCAACAGCGAGCCGATCTGCAAGTCGCCGCCGAACGGACCCGAATGCTTGCGCTCCACTTGCAAGCCCAGCTCGTTGATCAGGCGGCCGCCCGTGGTGCCCGTGGCCGACAGTTCGCAACCCTTCAAAAAGTCCAGGTATTCGCCCGCCAGGGTAATCATGTCATCTTTTTTCTTGTCGTGGGCAATCAGGGCGATGCGTGTTTTCATGTTGAGAGCATTTTCAGTGAGTGGGGGAATTATTTCTTTTTCGACAGCAAGTAAATACCGGCCAATACCAAGCTG
Protein-coding sequences here:
- a CDS encoding DUF4136 domain-containing protein, which encodes MKRYLTIMMAALTVLLTGCATTIRSDVTVFHEWPAQLQDKSYAFEAPAAENDTLEYRSYQNLVRAELAKHGFGEASGPAAANLRVAMQFSTVDYPERVLQATDPFWYGPGYWPGRYGYRYGAWPGYGRFGYNPYWYGPMDVEESVRHKYERELRVTINDRSGKKLYDVTVQSTSNKRATSQVMPAMVASAFADFPGQSGVPRKVEVKIE
- a CDS encoding quinone oxidoreductase family protein, whose protein sequence is MSATITTKAIRVQRVGGPEVMEYVDVELPPPGPGEARVKHEAIGLNFIDVYFRSGLYPQPLPNGLGVEGAGIVEAVGEGVTEVKVGDRVAYAARINGAYAQQRNLPAALLLALPERIAFDTAAAMMLQGLTVQYLFHRTVALKAGDTILFHAAAGGVGLIACQWAKVLGVNLIGTAGSDEKAALAKAHGAAHVINYNTENFVERVREITGGKGVSVVYDSIGKDTFTGSLDCLAPLGMMVSFGNASGPVPAFTLSELASRGSLFITRPALFSYASNRANLEEMAASLFGVVSSGEVKIEINQRYNLAHIAQAHTDLEGRKTTGSTIIVP
- a CDS encoding methylglyoxal synthase; the encoded protein is MKTRIALIAHDKKKDDMITLAGEYLDFLKGCELSATGTTGGRLINELGLQVERKHSGPFGGDLQIGSLLVEGLIDCVIFLRDPMTPQPHEPDINALVRACDVHNVACATNLSSAHLVLSQLQALAVAAA